A single genomic interval of Pithys albifrons albifrons isolate INPA30051 chromosome 11, PitAlb_v1, whole genome shotgun sequence harbors:
- the P2RY13 gene encoding P2Y purinoceptor 13, whose translation MGDSANTSTVGYTSRAPFPTPCHRDTTVTHLLFPVLYTLIFLLGLVLNSLACWAFFHIPSTSTFIVYLKNILVCDLVMTLMLPLKILTDSGLSPWQLKALVCRFSAVVFYVTMYISIVLLGLIAFDRFLKIVRPFGKFWVQNLTSAKLLSGLVWLFFLVLSLPNMILSNKTGTPQSVRKCASLKSYLGLKWHGAINYVCQFIFWTVLILMLLFYVIIAKKVYESYIKTQKKDNKREKRIKGKVFIIFTVFFLCFAPYHFTRVPYTLSQMTAHMDCHLQNQLFVAKESTLWLAATNICMDPLIYMFLCKPFVEKVLCRRVKTLRRAVYINPKTELDTRVSPTNS comes from the coding sequence ATGGGAGACTCTGCAAACACGAGCACTGTGGGTTACACCAGCAGAGCACCCTTCCCCACACCGTGCCACCGCGACACCACCGTCACCCACCTGCTCTTCCCAGTGCTGTACACGCTCATCTTCCTCCTGGGACTCGTACTGAACAGCCTGGCCTGCTGGGCTTTCTTCCACATTCCAAGCACATCCACTTTCATTGTCTACTTGAAAAATATCTTAGTTTGCGATCTTGTAATGACTCTGATGCTTCCTCTGAAGATCCTGACAGACTCTGGCCTGAGCCCATGGCAGCTCAAAGCCCTTGTCTGTCGCTTCTCAGCCGTTGTGTTCTATGTCACCATGTACATCAGCATAGTGCTACTCGGGCTCATTGCTTTCGACAGATTTCTCAAGATTGTGAGACCTTTTGGGAAGTTCTGGGTGCAAAACCTGAcctcagcaaagctgctcaGTGGTCTGGTCTGGCTCTTCTTCCTTGTTCTCTCTCTGCCCAACATGATCTTATCAAACAAGACAGGGACGCCCCAGTCTGTGAGGAAATGTGCCTCTTTGAAGAGTTACCTTGGACTCAAGTGGCATGGAGCCATCAACTATGTCTGTCAGTTCATCTTCTGGACTGTCCTCATCCTCATGTTGCTATTTTATGTAATTATTGCCAAAAAGGTATATGAGTCTTacataaaaacacagaagaaagacaATAAAAGGGAAAAACGGATCAAGGGGAAAGTATTCATCATTTTTACCGTGTTCTTCTTATGCTTTGCCCCCTACCACTTCACCAGGGTCCCCTACACTCTGAGTCAAATGACTGCCCACATGGACTGCCACCTGCAGAATCAGCTCTTTGTGGCCAAAGAGAGCACTCTGTGGCTGGCAGCCACCAACATCTGCATGGACCCCCTGATCTACATGTTCCTGTGCAAGCCCTTCGTGGAGAAGGTGTTATGCAGGAGAGTAAAGACCCTTCGGAGAGCAGTTTATATAAACCCAAAAACTGAACTGGACACACGAGTGTCTCCTACCAACTCTTGA
- the P2RY12 gene encoding P2Y purinoceptor 12, translating to MKATINFSSSRNYSNCTSDSRISQVIFPLLYTFLFLVGITMNSLAMWVFFKISSKSNFIIFLKNTVISDFLMILTFPFKILSDAKLVSWVLRGFVCQVTQVVFYFTMYISILFLGLITVDRYQKATSPFRTSTPRSLLAAKILSTAVWLSMFALSLPNMILTNKKRTPKNVRKCALLKSEFGLVWHEIVNYICQLIFWVNLAVIVVCYILISKELYKSYKRTRCTGKVSKKTVNLKVFIIIAVFFICFVPFHFTRIPYTLSQTRDVFNCSARNTLFYLKETTLWLTSLNACLDPFIYFFLCKSFRKSLLGTLRRHTAVSGLGARTQEQKEGDDTDETPV from the coding sequence ATGAAAGCCACAATCAACTTCAGCTCTTCCAGAAACTACAGCAACTGTACCAGTGACAGCAGGATCAGCCAAGTCATCTTCCCTTTGCTCTACACATTTCTGTTCCTGGTGGGCATCACTATGAACAGCCTGGCAATGTGGGTCTTCTTTAAAATATCCAGTAAATCCAATTTCATCATCTTCCTCAAGAACACTGTCATTTCTGACTTCCTCATGATCTTgacttttccatttaaaattctCAGTGATGCAAAGCTGGTGTCGTGGGTCCTGCGAGGGTTTGTGTGCCAGGTCACCCAGGTTGTGTTTTACTTCACCATGTACATCAGCATTTTGTTTCTTGGTCTGATAACTGTCGATCGCTACCAGAAAGCCACTTCACCGTTCAGAACATCAACTCCACGGAGCCTTCTGGCTGCCAAGATCCTGTCCACAGCAGTCTGGCTATCCATGTTTGCTCTTTCATTGCCCAACATGATTTTAACTAACAAGAAGAGAACACCCAAGAACGTCAGGAAGTGTGCTCTCCTGAAATCAGAGTTTGGCTTGGTCTGGCACGAAATCGTAAACTACATTTGTCAGCTCATCTTCTGGGTTAACTTAGCAGTCATAGTGGTATGCTACATTCTCATCAGCAAGGAACTGTACAAATCCTATAAAAGGACAAGATGCACAGGAAAGGTATCAAAAAAGACTGTCAATCTGAAGGTTTTCATCATCATCGCTGTgttctttatttgctttgtgCCATTCCACTTTACCAGAATCCCCTACACCTTGAGCCAAACAAGAGACGTGTTTAACTGCTCTGCTCGGAACACCCTGTTCTACCTGAAGGAGACCACGCTGTGGCTGACATCCCTGAATGCCTGCCTGGACCCATTCATATACTTCTTCCTTTGTAAATCCTTCAGGAAGTCCTTGCTGGGTACCCTGCGCAGGCACACGGCAGTGTCCGGGCTCGGGGCACGGACgcaggagcagaaggaagggGATGACACGGACGAGACGCCGGTTTAG